The Nitrososphaerota archaeon DNA window TGCCGAGGCAAAAACTATTCCAGTGCAGGCAAGCCTAGAACGATACATGAAGTGCGGCTTCGGCCTCTGCGGAAGCTGTGCAATAGGCCCATACCTAGTCTGCACCGACGGCCCAATCTTCAACTCAAAACAACTCAGAGAGGTCTCAAAGGAGTTCGGAGTCATGAGGCGAGACTCATCAGGAAGATCAGTGCCTATCTAACAAAAAGTAAACAAAACTTCTCTTCTTATCTAAAGCGTCACATACAGCGTCTGCGGTGCTACTTGCTGACTACTGTTAAGCAACCTAGACCTTTTTGCTGTAAAGATTTTTAAACGGGCTTCAGCCCGGTTTCAATGTAGGACGTGATTAGTTACGCCAACCCACGGTTCACTGACAAAAGCCGGTAAGGTTAGAGGCCAAACTCCGAAGCTAGAAGCGAGAGAGCATCATTCACCGATACCGAAGATCCGAAACCGAAAGACATACGTTAAACGGTACGCCCTGAAACGTAAGCCAGGTCAAAACTGGGGCGACACTAGAAGCCGTCGCTAAAAAAGCCGGTTTCTTTCAACACTTCTTCTTTTCTTCATTCCTTCTCTCTTTTCTCTTCCCATTTTCCTATTGTAAAATCTAGGCTGATTAGGTTAGAAGTACCTGCTCGACGCGGCAAGATCAAGCCCGGTCTGTCCTATTTACCCGGGTTGCTCAAGTTGATAGACCTGTGGAAGGGCGGATTCTTCATTTGTGGTCTAGACCGGCTCTACCAGAAGTCCGATATTTTTCGTTGGAAGAAAGCTTCCTTTAGCAGAGTGCTTGTCTCAACCCAGTTCTGCAAAGGTATCGTGAGAATGCTGCAGGCATATCTTATCGCCGAGTCGAAGTTGTCAAACTTCAAAGGCTGTCCTCTGAACGCGGCTCGCACACTCTCC harbors:
- a CDS encoding dihydroorotate dehydrogenase electron transfer subunit — its product is AEAKTIPVQASLERYMKCGFGLCGSCAIGPYLVCTDGPIFNSKQLREVSKEFGVMRRDSSGRSVPI
- a CDS encoding 30S ribosomal protein S30e, which encodes MTKAGKVRGQTPKLEAREHHSPIPKIRNRKTYVKRYALKRKPGQNWGDTRSRR